The genomic window TTGGAGGTTGGAGAGTTAACTGATCTGCAAATACTTAACCTACCCAAACCAAAGAGATTCATATACAAGTAGGCTCTCTTTACATATTACATCAACACAAAGGGCAATCTCTGTCCTGTCTTTTTTTACATCCAGCTGGAAAGACATTTCCAAAAACTCTTTCAAAGTTTAGTATGTTGATAATGTTCCTTTTTAATGTCACTGTTCAATAGCCTAGACTTCAGCTGTGCTTTACACTGTGTTACGGCTTAAATTCAAACAAAAAAGTACAAGGCAAAGTACCTACAGAGTTCATAAATAATCTGGTGCTTTTCAGATGTCTTATTTAAACGTACTTGGATGATATCACAAATCaaaaccatttaaaaacaaactgacagtgATAAAGTTGATAAAGTCTTGCACTGGTGTTTTTACAAAGTGTTCAGTAGGCACCTGCTGGCCAGCAGTGGCAACAGAAAGATGTGTTCTGCTAAAAAATGCTGGTTTATATTGCAGTTAACAGTTGTAATTCCATGTTTGCCACTTTATAAGATCAACATTTTCATTAAATCTCTTGGGAAGGACATGGGCTGTTAATTATGAGTCTCTTTTCACTGGTGTAAGAGAATCATAGCTCAGTTGAGGTGATGTTGCTCATCAACCGCACTTTAATCAAACCAATCTTATCTCACACATACTGCAGActcactactttttttttttttttttttggtgtaatgAGGGGAAAAACGTGTCAAAGCGCGTGGGCGAAGCAAATATAAAGCCAAGACCTCAGAGCAAGCTGCAAGCTGATAGTTGAGTGATCAGTTCAAACAATTGTTGAAATAGCTTCCTTCAGAGATCGACCATCAACGAGCTGGTATCACGAACATGATGATGCTTCTGCTGGTATCCGCTGCGGCACTGCTGGTCAATCTGGCCGCTGCCAGTCCTCCTCATCGCAAGCTTGAAGATAATCTGAACAGTATAATTGACCTGGCAGAAAAATACAATGAAACTCTTGTAAAGGTAAGAACTCATCTAAACTGTTTTCTTGCTAGTTAACTTGTTATTTTTGCAACACTTTCTATTGTGTTAAACCTTTatatgttggaaaaaaaggctGCCTGAAGTAGGAAGTTACCTAATTTTTTTCTTATGTGCTGCAGGAATTCTTTGTTGAGGATGTGTCACACTTGGTTGAAGCTGGATGTCAGGTGAGAAGAGTGTTATGTCCTTGAAATATTGTTGCTTGCAGTTCAAGTGCTGTGAAGTTTGGCAAAACGAATGTAACTGTTGCAATTAGACAGTAGCACAGGTACTTTTTCAACATATATTTGTGTTGGTCTGGTGTCTAAAGCTAATATATTCTTGCTTATATTCCATCTAGGACAATTTCTTCTGCAAAGTGTATGATGTCCTGCACAAGCACGAACACTTCGgtaaaaggaaggaaggaaaggaagagaAGGAGCTTGTGAGAAACTTGAAGATATTTCTTGATGGCAGCAATGTAAGAATTCCCTCTGACATCACAATTGCAAAGTGAGAAAGTCAAATCTGTGTTACGCGTGTCTagaacaccacacacactctgtacTTTTAGATAGTAAAAGCAAATGCAGCGGCAGTGTAGAGTGACATATGACAAACTGTCATGAGGGTAGTGCACTGAACCAACTTTATTTCTTGTCTTTCAGTCAAACTGTACAGAGCTCCTAAAGGAGGTGACATCTAAAGGCGAGAGCAGACCAATACCCGCACTTGTGGAGAACCTCACAGCCTGTATCCGGCAAAGAAACCTCACTCGGGCCAAAAAAATCCCAACCGCTGCGCCCTGAATGCCTCCCAAGCCTGCGACCCAACTGTCAGTGGAGCACTTGAGCCttaagtgttttcttttcccATGTCAGTATTTAATTCAAAAATGAGATGTTAACATTTTCAAAAAGTTGATACTGAtaatggcaaagagcaaagtaTTTCAGGATATGATTAGAAATATGGAATGAtctatgtttattttattttatggtttgtttttttgtttaacagGTTTCTTTGTtagcagttgtttttgtttaggaGCAACTACACAGTATAATTCTAAAGATTGATCGAGTCATCTTCAAACAAATTCATATCTACATTTCCTCGGCATGACTCACAGCCAGCACAGTTCCAGACAAGACAACAGTAAACCGTAACATATTCAAATAGTAATTAACTGTCTGGTTAGCTTTTTTTAATCAGCACAGTAGTGACTGTAGTGACTTGATAAAGGGTCTACACAGCTTTTCAAGTAGAAAATTAAAAGTGAAAGTTGTTATTACGCAGATCTGAGCACTATCAAATACAcctgcatatttattttttttttccattgtatttaaaataagttAATGGATTTAAGTTCTTTTATATATTTGAATCACATATTTATTGTAATCATATCACACAGCATTGAAATAAgtgtttaaagaaaaataaatcatattacCCATGAGTGGAGTGTGTATGAAAATGATTTGTGCTACATGGCCTGTTAATTAACATTTAAAGAAAGATTCTTTTACTGCGCTTATTTTTACCTGTAGCGTTAATTTTGATGATGCTGTGCTTTTGACAAGTCATCTTCTCTCTTTCAGTCGTTCAAACAGCATCACATGCCTTTGACCTTTTACTATATAAAACAAATAGTCTTAAAATGTGTGAATCACATTAAACTGCTGAACTGAACTATAGCTTAACCTATATTTATAGTCCCAAATTCAGTTCTGTTTCACGTTTTGTGCATTATGagaattgatttatttttggatttgtttacttttcatttctttgAATGCATTTTTGTGGCATTGACCTTAGATACCAAGTGGCAAATTTAACTAGATATTTGTTGATTTCAAGATAaattaaatcaatatgtttgtaATCAGTTTATGAAAACCACTGCAGAATTAGAAaaaatatcatttaaaaaaggccaaatgaCTCTTTGGGTTTGTTTAGTGCTGGCTGCTAATCCAGCTGATTGTTTGATCAGTGAAATTTTTTATCTATGTGTAACTGTTGTACTAGAGAACTACTTTTACCACTTGCCTTGGACAGCAATACAAAATGAACACAAGGCAGAGAATGTGATTTAATGATGTTACCTCTATCATCCAAGATTGTTGTCTCAGTGACTAGTGGTCAGTTTCAGACATTTCAAACCAATGACTTGTGTTTGTAGCTTGCCTTGTAACAACAATAAATTACTTTATTGCCAATATTTGTAGGCTTGATGTTGCTGTATTTCTTCCCTTTTCCCTAGCGACATACAGAAGGTTGTAACACAGTATCTAAAAAATAATCACTTTATTCAAGGTTTGATTATCATTTATCAGTTATAGTTGTATATCAGCAAacatgcttttttatttttattttttgctcaCTGACAAATATAGTATTAAATAGTTTTACTTGTCGTGCTGTTTTCCTTGAAGTTAAATACCCTTTGTGTCGGAGTTCGACACAAAGGGTATTGTTGCACAGGAAAttatgtaaataagataaaggAGGTTTGATGGATTGATAAGTCTTGTTCTGCTTCCTCTGTCTTCTTTCTGACATGTGGCATACCCGTGGCCAGGTAGTGTTTCAGACTGTGTTTGGTAACCAAGGATCCAGGCAAAATAATACAAGGCTGCTTGGTAGCGAGTTGAAAGTGACTGggtacacacacaaagcacagagAGTGGGAGGCCAATTGGTGGGTAGCATAAAATGAAGTCTGTATTTTCTTGTGTATCTGGGATAACCAGCATGAAGTAAAGGTTACACTGTTAaatcttgtttcatttcagttttcaaCCAGAAATCTGATTTTGAAACCATAAATGGAAGCAGTCTTATGCACAGTATTTTTTGCTATATTTTATAATTCTAGTTCTCCTTTTAAACTTATACTGTCAGCTGTAAATATAAGGATCTTGCTTAATTTCCACAACATGTAAAGTCATCATAGAGTGATGTAAAGTACtaacattttgaaaacataGATCACACTGCAATTAtagacatttttatatttaccGTACCCCATAATGATATTGGAAAACAGAACATGTTTCTAACATTTTCTTCCCTCGATTTAGAATTTGTGTGAGGTGGAGTTCTCATGTTTCATAAATGCTGCTCGGTGTCCtgagtttcattttattttggtgtgtttttcaCAACGATGCTAAAATTGGATCAACTCAGATTCACCCCAGTCCAGTTTGTATCCAGAGCTTATCAAAACTCAACTGATAGGAAGAATGTGGTGTTTGGATATCTGAAGAGTAAAATCCtcaaaatatattgatattttaaTGATTCTACATAtgataagtaaagaaaaaaatcatcagcaTATAAAGATATTTAATGATTCTACATCTGATAAGGAAAGAGTAATATCATCAGCATATAAAGACATTGTAATGATTATACATCTGATaggtaaaaagtaaaaatcatCAGCATATAACAGTTCAGTGATTCTACATCTGATAAGTAAAGAGTAAAATCATCAGCATATAAAGATATTTCAATGAATCTACATCTGATAAGTAAAGAGTGAAATTGTCTGCATATAAGGATATTTTAATGATTCCACATCTGACAGGTAAAGAGTAAAATCATCagcacataaatataaacaacGTTTTTTATGATGCTACACATGATAAGTAAGGAGTAAAATTGTCAGCATATGATATTTTATAATATCATATGCTATATTTTGGTTGTTCTTCCTCTTATATCACTGACTGGTGTTATTTTTTAGCATTTAGTTATATCAAACACTATAGTTGATTTTTTGACGGCCATGTATTATATCTTGTAACCAGAAATTAAGCATGTTTACCTATTGTATAAGATCCAGTTGTACCCCACAGCAGACTTATGAATAAATGACaattcagcagcagtgacaaacagcaaaaaaaaaaaaaaaaaacccatccaTTTATACAATACTCATTCAAGAAGAAATGAGAAGAATAAATCCATTAACTTAtcaagtaataaaaaataaaataaataaataatgctaGTTATAAGCTATATTATAAAGATATGTTTTGAGTCGTTCTTTAAAACTGTCCATTGAGCCAGCAAGTCTAATATTTAAAGGCAGGGTGTTCCATATTTTGAGGGCGTATTAGCTAAAAGAAGCATCCCCAAAGGTTTTTGTTATGGCATTAGGAACAGTTAAAAGAGTAGCTGTGGAGGATCTCAGGGTTCATGGAGGGACATAAGGTGATAGGGATTTTATTATATAGGATGAGGCGATACCATTATGAGCCTTAAAAACCAgaagttttaaaataaattttaaacaGTGTTGCCAGGTCCACTTATTAtaagcgactttgggcttgtttttctgtaaagtcacttacaaatattggtagtcgcgggtcgcgttttttttgggggcttgtttctaaagcgtAGTTGCATatttgggcttgttcccagctccataataagttgtcaaccagatattttcgatatgttatttaaatgtaggatagtttgtcttgcctgttccctctgtccTTCCCCTTTCTccatacacacaggagacagcagagttttttttcccacccacatcctgcttctaattggctctgaccctgatggcaatgagtactagccaatcagaggcagagcagggcaatgtgtttatttttctggttaggaaaacgtcagtcctgtaactaaaagaaaaaagttagatgagtgcataaaaagcaataataaataaagaatttgtgaattcaggatgatatttatttgtgtgtgcaaattttaattatcagaggtttactgtgtatatgatgtacttggtacatcagtctatatttgatatcccatctgttttctaatgttaaataatgttaaaaggtggtttaactccctcttgtggtcattgtcctgaagctcaggagggagaaaaataaataaactgtgtaccgtgggtacagttttgcaaaactgcgcACAGTTTACCAATCTGTCCACGTGGATGTATATTGACAATCTgtacccacagtttaaaatccGTCCCCATGGATTGTAAAACCGTCCAGTTCCAGTTAGGGGAATCTCAGTCTTATCTTCATTTAGCTTGAGGAAGTCCTTCCTCATCCATTCATTGATGGCTGACACACAGTCAGTTAGATTATTTGGGCCATCTGGCTTCACAGACATATACAGTTGTATGTCATCAGCATATGCTGAATCAGCTTATGACTTCAATTGTGTTGACTTACTGCAGTCATATAAAAGAattcatttatacatttatttatttcagataATATTGTGCTTATTTCTTATAGCCTGCAGCAGAGTTAATGTCAGCATGTAATGATTATTGTTAAGGtttaaaagataaatacaaGCAAAATAAAATCGGCCAACATCAATGGAAAATTTGACATGACTGGACTTTCAATATCTTGACAAACTCAAATTTAAATCCCACTGTGTACCTTTGGCTGCAGATGTAAGGTCCATGTAGTCAAGTCTCGCCACAATATATAATTTaggtaaattttttttttttttgaagaagaagaagctgtcTCTACTATTGATtcatgggttgttttttttaattgatgattGATTAATCATTACTGCCTACACTTTATGGCCAT from Epinephelus lanceolatus isolate andai-2023 chromosome 11, ASM4190304v1, whole genome shotgun sequence includes these protein-coding regions:
- the LOC144464711 gene encoding uncharacterized protein LOC144464711; translation: MMMLLLVSAAALLVNLAAASPPHRKLEDNLNSIIDLAEKYNETLVKEFFVEDVSHLVEAGCQDNFFCKVYDVLHKHEHFGKRKEGKEEKELVRNLKIFLDGSNSNCTELLKEVTSKGESRPIPALVENLTACIRQRNLTRAKKIPTAAP